The DNA region GGAACGCGCGCGCAGCTACCGCGATCTGCCGATGCGGCTCGCGGAGAACGGCACGGTCTACCGCAACGAGCTCTCCGGCGCCCTGCACGGCCTGACCCGCGTTCGCGGCTTCACCCAGGACGACGCGCATCTGTTCGTGACGCCCGAGCAGCTCGAGGGCGAGGTCGCCGACGTGCTGGAGTTCGTCCTGTCGCTGCTGCGCGACTTCGGGCTCAGCGACTTCGAACTGGAGCTGTCGATGCGCGACGACGAGAAGTCGAAGTGGATCGGCGATGAGGAGCACTGGGCCGAGGCGACCGACGCGCTGCGTCGCGTGGCCATGGCCAGCGGTCTGAAGCTCACCGAGGTCGCCGGCGAGGCGGCGTTCTACGGCCCGAAGATCGACCTGAAGGTCAGGGATGCGATCGGTCGCACGTGGCAGCTGTCCACCGTGCAGCTGGACTTCAACCTCCCGGAGCGGTTCGATCTCGAGTTCACGGACCGTGACGGGACCAAGAAGCGCCCGGTCATGATCCACCGCGCGCTGATGGGTTCGATCGAGCGGTTCTTCGCGATCCTGCTCGAGCACTACGCCGGCGCGTTCCCGGTCTGGCTGGCACCCGTGCAGGTGGTCGGCATCCCCGTCGCCGAGGAGTACGCGGACTATCTGAACGACGTGATCGTCGCACTGCGCCGCCAGGGCGTGCGCGCAGAGCTCGACGCCAGCGACGATCGCATGCAGAAGAAGATCCGCACGCACACGACGCAGAAGGTGCCGCTCCAGCTCATCGCGGGGGAGCAGGACCGTGCCGGCGGCACCGTGTCCTTCCGGTTCCGCGACGGCTCGCAGGAGAACGGCGTCCCGATCGACGACGCCGTGCAGCGCATCTTGACGTCCATCTCGACGAGGGTGCTGGTGAACACCGCGGAGGATCTGGCGTGACAGACGATGCCGAGCTGGTGGATGCCGCCACGCTGGCCGGCGTGCCGGACGAGTTCCAGCGACTGTGGACCCCGCACCGGATGGCATACATCCAGGCGGGTCCGCAGCCGTTGCGGGACGCGTGCCCGTTCTGCGCCGCCCCGAAGATGTCCGACGAGGACGCGCTGATCGTGGCGCGCGGCGAGACGGCCTTCGTGCTGCTGAACCTCTACCCGTACAACTCGGGCCACCTGCTGGTGTGCCCGTACCGGCACATCTCGCAGTACGACGAGGCGACGGCTGAGGAGGTCGCCGAGATCGGCGCGCTCACGCAGCGCGGAATGCGGGTGCTGCGCGAGGTCTCCCGGTGCGACGGCTTCAACATCGGGATGAACCAGGGGCACGTCGCCGGTGCGGGCATCGACGGCCACCTGCACCAGCACATCGTGCCGCGGTGGACGGCCGACGCGAACTTCTTCCCCATCATCGCCAAGACCAAGGCGCTGCCCCAGCTGCTCGGCGAGGTGCGCCGGGTCGTGGCCGACGCCTGGAACGCCTGAACGCCCGGATCAGCGGACGCGACGGACCCCGAACTGCATGCGCGGGTGCGCGTAGGCCTCCTGCGACTCGACGAGCTGCAGCTCGCGCTCACCGGACAGATGGGTGCGCTCCAGCAGGTCGAACACGCTGGATGCTGTCCGTGCCAGTGCATCCGCGGCATCCCCGCTGCGTCGGTAGTGGGCGGTGAACAGTGCCGCCGTCACGTCGCCCGACCCGTTCGCCTTCATCGGCAGCAGCGGGGTCTGGACGATCCAGGCACCGGTCTGGTCGACCGCGAGCATCTCGATGGTGTCGGCTTCGCGGTCCGGGCGCTCCACGCTGGTGACCAGCACGACCCGAGGGCCGGTGGCGCGCACGAGGTCCACCGCCTCCAGAGTCGATTCCAGAGTGTCGGGCTGCGTGTCGGTGAGGAAGCCGAGCTCGAACTGGTTGGGCGTGATGATGTCGGCCGCAGGAACGACCCGGTCGCGCAGCAGCACCGGGATCGCCGGTGCGACGAAGCATCCCGACTTCGCGTTGCCCATCACCGGATCGCAGGCGTACAGGGCGTCGGGATTGGCCGCCTTCACACGCGCGACGGCGTCCAGGATGACATCCGCGATGCCCTCGCCGCCCTGATACCCCGACAGGACCACATCGATCTGCCCCAGCACGCCCCGCTCCTCGATGCCGACGATGATCTCGCGCACATCATCCGGACTGAGCATCGGACCACGCCACGAGCCGTAGCCGGTGTGGTTGGAGAAGGCCACGGTGTACACCGGCAGCACCTCCACCCCGATCCGCTGGAGCGGAAAGACTGCGGCGGAGTTGCCGACGTGACCGTACGCGACGGCGGACTGGATCGAGAGGATCTTCACCGCTCGATTCTCCACCCATGCACCGGTCCTGCAGACCGCCGGTGGCCTGGTGCCTGCGGCGGAGAGCAACGCGGCGGCCCAACTAAGATCAGGAAGTATGACTGACAGCACCACACCCGCGCCCTCATCCGCTCAGCACGGATCGAGCCGCGTCAAGCGCGGACTCGCCGAGATGCTCAAGGGCGGCGTCATCATGGACGTCGTCACAGTCGAGCAGGCCCGCATCGCCGAGGATGCCGGTGCGGTCGCGGTGATGGCGCTCGAGCGGGTTCCGGCCGACATCCGCGCGCAGGGCGGGGTGTCGCGCATGAGCGACCCCGACATGATCGACGGCATCATCGAGGCCGTCTCGATCCCCGTGATGGCCAAGGCCCGGATCGGCCACTTCGTCGAGGCGCAGGTCCTGCAGCAGCTCGGCGTGGACTACATCGACGAGTCCGAGGTGCTCTCGCCCGCCGACTACGTCAACCACATCGACAAGTGGAAGTTCACCGTCCCGTTCGTGTGCGGTGCGACCAACCTCGGCGAGGCGCTGCGCCGCATCAACGAGGGCGCGGCGATGATCCGCTCCAAGGGGGAGGCCGGCACCGGGGATGTCTCCGAGGCCACCAAGCACATCCGCAAGATCTCGGGGGAGATCAACCACCTCCGCTCGCTGACGAAGGACGAGCTCTACGTCGCCGCCAAGGATCTGCAGGCGCCCTACGAGCTGGTCGCCGAGATCGCCGAGACGGGCAAGCTGCCCGTCGTCCTGTTCGTCGCCGGCGGCGTGGCCACCCCCGCGGATGCCGCGATGATGATGCAGCTGGGCGCGGACGGCGTGTTCGTCGGCTCCGGCATCTTCAAGTCAGGCAATCCGGCGGAGCGCGCCGCAGCGATCGTCAAGGCCACCACCTTCTACGACGACGCGAAGGTCATCGCCGAGGTCTCACGCGGCCTGGGCGAGGCCATGGTCGGCATCAACGTCACCGACCTCGCCGCCCCGCACCGCCTTTCCGAGCGCGGCTGGTAGCGGCGACCTCAGGCTGGGTCGGGGAATGGCTGAGCGACCCCGCGTGGGCGTGCTCGCGCTGCAGGGCGACGTGCGCGAACACGCTCGCGTGCTGACCGATCTCGGCGCGGACGTCCTGCTCGTGCGGCGTCCGGATGAGCTGGCGGACGTGCAGGGGCTGGTGCTGCCGGGCGGCGAATCCAGCGTGATCGACAAGCTCTCGCGCGCGTTCGGAATGCAGCGTCCGATCCGCGACGCGATCGCTGCCGGCATGCCGGTCTACGGCACGTGTGCCGGACTGATCCTGCTGGCCGATCGCATCACCGACGGCATCGAGGGGCAGGAGAGCTTCGGCGGACTCGACGTCACCGTGCAGCGCAACGCGTTCGGCGGTCAGGTGGAGTCCTTCGAGACCGATCTGGACGTGCCGGTGCTCGACGGGCCGCCGGTCCACGCGGTCTTCATCCGCGCCCCCCTGGTGGTCGCCGTGGGGGCGGGGGTCCAGGCGATCGCCCGTCTCGAGGATGGCCGGGTGGTCGCGGTGCGTACCGACACCCTCCTGGGCACCTCCTTCCACCCCGAGGTGACCGGCGAACACCGCTTCCACAGCCTCTTCCTCGAGACCGTACGGGCGGCCTGACGCACGGCGCGAGAGGACCGGCGCGCATCCGCGCACGTGACTGCGACCGCAGCCACGTAAACTGGGGGAATGTCCGGCCACTCCAAGTGGGCGACCACGAAGCACAAGAAGGCGATCATCGATTCGCGCCGTGCCAAGTCGTTCGCCAAGCTCATCAAGAACATCGAGGTCGCAGCCAAGATCGGCGGCGCGGACCTCGCGGGAAACCCCACCCTTCAGGACGCCGTCCAGAAGGCCAAGAAGACCTCGGTTCCGATCGACAACATCAACCGCGCGGTCAAGCGCGGTGCCGGGCTGACCGGTGAGTCCGTCGACTATCAGACGATCCTCTACGAGGGCTACGGGCCGAATGGCGTCGCCCTCCTGATCGAGTGCCTCACC from Microbacterium sp. zg-B185 includes:
- a CDS encoding HIT domain-containing protein, with protein sequence MTDDAELVDAATLAGVPDEFQRLWTPHRMAYIQAGPQPLRDACPFCAAPKMSDEDALIVARGETAFVLLNLYPYNSGHLLVCPYRHISQYDEATAEEVAEIGALTQRGMRVLREVSRCDGFNIGMNQGHVAGAGIDGHLHQHIVPRWTADANFFPIIAKTKALPQLLGEVRRVVADAWNA
- the pdxY gene encoding pyridoxal kinase PdxY, which encodes MKILSIQSAVAYGHVGNSAAVFPLQRIGVEVLPVYTVAFSNHTGYGSWRGPMLSPDDVREIIVGIEERGVLGQIDVVLSGYQGGEGIADVILDAVARVKAANPDALYACDPVMGNAKSGCFVAPAIPVLLRDRVVPAADIITPNQFELGFLTDTQPDTLESTLEAVDLVRATGPRVVLVTSVERPDREADTIEMLAVDQTGAWIVQTPLLPMKANGSGDVTAALFTAHYRRSGDAADALARTASSVFDLLERTHLSGERELQLVESQEAYAHPRMQFGVRRVR
- the pdxS gene encoding pyridoxal 5'-phosphate synthase lyase subunit PdxS; the encoded protein is MTDSTTPAPSSAQHGSSRVKRGLAEMLKGGVIMDVVTVEQARIAEDAGAVAVMALERVPADIRAQGGVSRMSDPDMIDGIIEAVSIPVMAKARIGHFVEAQVLQQLGVDYIDESEVLSPADYVNHIDKWKFTVPFVCGATNLGEALRRINEGAAMIRSKGEAGTGDVSEATKHIRKISGEINHLRSLTKDELYVAAKDLQAPYELVAEIAETGKLPVVLFVAGGVATPADAAMMMQLGADGVFVGSGIFKSGNPAERAAAIVKATTFYDDAKVIAEVSRGLGEAMVGINVTDLAAPHRLSERGW
- the pdxT gene encoding pyridoxal 5'-phosphate synthase glutaminase subunit PdxT, translated to MAERPRVGVLALQGDVREHARVLTDLGADVLLVRRPDELADVQGLVLPGGESSVIDKLSRAFGMQRPIRDAIAAGMPVYGTCAGLILLADRITDGIEGQESFGGLDVTVQRNAFGGQVESFETDLDVPVLDGPPVHAVFIRAPLVVAVGAGVQAIARLEDGRVVAVRTDTLLGTSFHPEVTGEHRFHSLFLETVRAA